In Burkholderiales bacterium, the sequence TCGCCGGAGTGGATCCGGTCCATGGACGCGGGCAAACCGGTGCAACAGGCGATCGCGGAGCGCAGCCGTCGCTATCCCGCCTATGCCGGCCTGATCGCGCTGTGGGCAACCCACTGGGAGACCATGCTGCGCGGCGCACTCGACGAGACGGTCGATATCCTGGGCGAGCTGCGCGCGCGCGGTGCTCGGCTGTTCGCGCTGACCAACTGGTCGGCGGAAAACTTTCCCATCGCGTTTCGCCGCTTCGACTTCTTGCGCTGGTTCGAGGACATCGTCGTATCGGGCGAGGTCGGGGTGGTCAAGCCGGACCCGCGCATCTATCGGCTGGCGATCGAGCGCTGCCGTCTCAATCCTCCGCGCACGGTATTCATCGACGACAGCGCCGAGAACGTGGCCGGCG encodes:
- a CDS encoding HAD family phosphatase, yielding MTRTAHDTLLFDLGAVLVDWNPRYLYREYFGGDVAAMERFLSEVCSPEWIRSMDAGKPVQQAIAERSRRYPAYAGLIALWATHWETMLRGALDETVDILGELRARGARLFALTNWSAENFPIAFRRFDFLRWFEDIVVSGEVGVVKPDPRIYRLAIERCRLNPPRTVFIDDSAENVAGGRRAGLHALHFLGPAQLRSDLQSLGLL